Below is a window of Rhizobium jaguaris DNA.
TGTATTGTTCGCCTGCAACGTGCGCGCGCCGGCTGGACCGGCTATAACCGCAAGTGTCGCCATGTTGATGAAGAGCCCGTGTTCGACAACACCGGGAATCGAATTCAGCTCAATCGACAGCGCCTCTGCATCAGGAATGCGGCCAAAAGATGCGTCAATTATGAAATGCCCACCGTCGGTCATGAAGTTGCCATCACCCGACTGGCGCAGGTTGAGTGCGCCGGAAAGACCAAGACCCGATGCCGCCTTCTCGATCAGGATGCGTGTGGAAACGAGGCCAAACGGATTGACCTCGATCGGCAGCGGAAACGCGCCAAGCGTCTCGACAATCTTGCTCTCATCGGCAATGACGATCATCCGCGCCGACGAAGCTGCGACGATTTTTTCGCGCAGCAACGCGCCACCACCGCCTTTGATCAGCCGCAGGGCACCGTCCACCTCGTCGGCACCGTCGATGGTGAGATCAAGCTCGGGAAGTTCATCGAGCGATTTCAATGGCACGCCGAGTTCGACACAGAGCCTAGCCGTACGCTCGGAGGTCGGAACGCCCTCGATCGTAAGGCCTGCCGCAACTCTCTCGGCGAGCAACCGAACGAACTCTTCCGCCGTGCTGCCCGTGCCGATCCCGAGCCGCATGCCGCTCTCGACATAGGTCAGAGCCGCCCTTGCAGCCTCGATCTTCATTTGGCGGGCGTCCATGCGCCACCTGCTCCCGATTGTTACGTTGGTGTGCTGTTTACACGGCTCTCCTGGCAAACGAAAGCCAAAATAACGGCTCCGCATAGAAATCAGCGGCCATATTCGGACAAGCTTGCGGAGCCTTCGGTTGCAATTGCCTGCCTGATCTTCTAACTCGGAAGACCTGCTTGTTCTTCTTACCCAAAGGTCGATTCCTCGTGAAATCTCCCCTTGTCGTATTCGATCTCGACGGCACGCTGCTCGATACCCATGCGGATCTCGTCGAAAGCCTAAACCATACGATTGCCGCATTGGAACTGGCGCCCGTCAGCTACAGCGACCTGACTTACCTCGTCGGCAACGGCGCCCAGGTCATGATCGAACGCGCCTGCAAGCTGCAAGGCTATATCCTGAAGTCAGAAGAACTGCCGACACTGTTGCAGCGATTCATCGCGCACTATACCGAGACGATGCCTGGCCTGACGCAACCCTACCCGGGTCTGCTTGCGGCATTGGATGCTTTGAAGGCGCAAGGCTGCAAGTTCGCCATCTGCACGAACAAGATGGAGTCACTCGCACGCACCCTTCTGGAGCGGCTCGGGCTCACCCATTACTTCGAGGCTATCACCGGCGGCGATACCTTCACCGTTCGCAAACCGAATGCAGAGCACCTGATCGGCACGGTGGAACGCGCTGGCGGTGACCTTCGCCGCACCGTGATGATCGGCGACAGCATCAACGACATTCTGGTTGCCCGTAATGCCGGCGTCCCTTCCATTGCTGTCCCCTTCGGCTATTCGGACGTCAGCGTCGATACCCTCGGTCCGAACCGGGTCATCGCCCATTATGACGAGCTTACGCCCGCGCTCGTCCGCGGCTTGCTGGCTGCATAGAACCGGACTCTAGCGGCGGCAATGGCACTTGTCGGTGCTATCGACGGATTGCTTGGCAGCTCATTGCTATCCCGCTTTGACGTCCCTTGTGGCGCTTAAGAATGGCGGATCGAGACGAAGGAATAGCGCCGGCTAACGGTAGGCCAGCCATTTATTTGTCGACGCCAATCGCGACGCTCAACCTCCATCGCGCTTGGGCTGTGCTTAAATGACAAAAAGGCGGCCCAATGGACCGCCTCTCGCCATTCTTGGTCTCACCCTAAATCAAATCTGTGCGGCGCGCGCCTTGGTCGTCGCGTCGAGCGCCTTCTGCGTCGCAGCATCGCGATCGTAGACGTCGTTGAAATACTGCACGACGCCGTCCTTGTTCGGCCAGGCAGTGAAGTACGCGATGTAGATCGGGAACTTCTGCGGCACCGGCACGGCATGGTTCTGGCCGGTGGCGATCTGCTTTGCGATTTCGTCTTCCGTCGTGTTCAGCACGGCAGCGGCCATGGCGCGGGGTTCGGCAAGGCGTACGCAACCGTGGCTGAGCGCACGCATATCCTTCTTGAAGAAGCTCTTTTCCGGCGTGTCATGCATGTAGATCGCATGCGAATTCGGGAAGAGAATCTTCAGTTCACCCAGCGCATTGTCGCTGCTTGGAGGCTGGCGAACGGAGACATTCTTGGTCGAGCCATACCAGTCGACGCTGGACGACGCGACGGCACGGCCGCCGACTTCGACCTGATAGCCCATGCGGTCGAGATAGTTCGGATCGGCACGCAGCTTCGGCAGCATTTCGTTGATGATAATCGACTGCGGAACACCCCAGAACGGGTTGAACTCAACGGTCTGGATCTGGTTCTCAAAGAAGAACGTCTGATGCTGCTTGCCGCCCACGACAACACGCATCGACAGTTGTTCCTGATTATTGTTGTGATAGTAGACCATGAAGGCCGGCTGGTTGATGAAGACGTAGCGCGGGCCGAGCTCGTCCGGCAGCCAGCGCAACTGCTCCATCGCGATGACCAGCTTCTGGATCTTCGCGTCGTTATTTTCGCCGACCATGGCGCGCACCGAAGACTGGCCGATGACGCCGTTGGACGTCAGGCCTTTTTCCTTCTGAAAGTCTTCGACCAGCGAGACGAGGTCCGGCGTATAGTCCGGCGTGCCGCTGTAGGCAGCAAGCGTGACGGCGTTCTTGACCTTCAGCGCATCCGAACCGCGTTGCTGGATGGCTTTGACGATGTTGGCCATCTCCGGCGAGCTGCCGCCGGGCTTCAGGATGCCGTTCAATGAGATGGAGATATGGGCATCGTTGCCGCTTTCGCCGCGAAGCTTGGCAAGCTCTGCCTTCAGCTCCATGAACTCCTGGTTCGAAGGGCTGCGGCTATTGAGATAGGCAGCAGCGTCCGAGCTTGCTTGCAGCAGGCCCAGAACCGGCGTCAGATCGACGTCCTTGCGTTTGAAATCGTGATAGCCGGAGATCTTGTTCGGGTCGAGACGGCCGCGGACCGTATCCTGAACGAACATCAATACCTTGCCGGAAAGTGCAAGCTCGAATTGCATCAAGGCGCGGTCGCGCATCGTCGGATCGACGCTTGCCGGATCGAAGCTGGGCGCCTGGACGGCATAGTCGGCCGGGTCGAGGCCAACCGAGCCGGCATCTGCCAGAACAGCCATGGCGGCCTTCGCCTTGTCATTGATGACATTGTCGGCCACCCAGACGAGCGGCTTACTCTGGTCGGCGTAATAGGCCTCGAGCGCCTTGGCGATGTCATTGGTCGCCATCACACGAGCGTCGGTCAAGAAACGACGCTGCGAAGCGCTGGTATCGACGGCAACCGGCGTCGTCGACGCATCCGCGACAGCCCCGGTCACCACCGGATCGGTGAAACGATTGGATGCCACGAGACGCATGGGCTCAGGCTTGTAGGTATAATATTTGGGCGCGCTGACCGTGGGGAGCGGCTCTTTCGTCTGCGCCGGCGCGTCGGCGCCAAGGCCCGGCTGACCGCGACTGGTGGTGAGCGGTGCGGAGACTCGCGTGCTCTCCTGGCGCGCCTGGCCGCCGCGAATAAAGTCCATGAGGGTCATGGCGTTCGCGGATGTCGCGCCCACGGCGGAGATGCAGCAGGAAAGCGCCAGAACGGATGCTGCGGCTTTAGTGACAAGTTTCATTCTCTAATCAGTCCCCGTATCATGCGGTAGCCTCGAGACAGACGGCGCTGTTTTCAGTTCAACTCGGCCACGATGTTCGAAACATCGTTTAACCATTAGAATTAAAACGGCCAGACCCCGCCTTTCGTTCAATGCCTCAACTTTGTGTGACAAAGCCGAAGCATCATTTGAGGTTTAGTCGACACAAAATTATGAAATTATTAGTTAATTTTTTATTGAATTTTCGCGCGGTTTTTGAGTGGCAATAAAGACGCTCTGAAGAATATCTATCGAGCGTGTTAAAAAGAACACGGCCTTCCTTACCGTCCGGAAAACATGACATCGATGCTCATGAAATCCCTCGTTCGCTGTTTTCTTGAGCATCGTTCGGACCTATATGACAACCATCCATTTCAACGGAAAAGCAGGATCAGACATAATGACCGCCACCCGCACTGAAACCGACACTTTTGGCCCGATCGAAGTGGCAAGCGACCGCTATTGGGGTGCACAGGCCCAGCGCTCGCTCGGCAACTTCAAGATCGGATGGGAGAAACAGCCGCTGTCGATCGTACGCGCCCTCGGCATCGTCAAGCAGGCCGCCGCACGTGCGAACATGGAGCTTGGCCAGTTGGACCCCGCTCTCGGAAAAGTGATCGTCGAAGCGGCTCAGGAAGTCATCGACGGCAAGCTCAATGAGCATTTTCCGCTGGTCGTCTGGCAGACGGGCTCCGGCACGCAGTCGAATATGAATGCCAATGAGGTGATCTCCAACCGCGCGATCGAAATGCTGGGCGGCGTCATGGGCTCCAAGAAGCCGGTGCATCCGAACGACCACGTCAATATGAGCCAGTCGTCGAACGACACTTATCCGACGGCGATGCACATCGCCTGCGCCGAGCAGATTGTTCATCACTTGCTGCCAGGCCTTAAACATCTGCATGCGGCGCTGGAAAAGAAGGTCGCCGACTTCGCTAATATCATCAAAATCGGCCGCACCCATACGCAGGACGCCACGCCGTTGACCCTCGGCCAGGAGTTTTCCGGCTACGCCGCGCAGGTCGCCTCGGCTATCAAGCGCATCGAACTGACGCTGCCGGGCCTTTGCGAACTCGCCCAGGGCGGCACGGCCGTCGGAACCGGCCTCAACGCGCCGATCGGTTTTGCGGAAAAGGTGGCGGACGAGATCGCAGAGATCACCGGCCTGCCCTTCGTCACCGCGCCGAACAAGTTCGAGGCGCTGGCCGCTCATGACTCCATGGTCTTCAGCCACGGTGCCATCAATGCCGCAGCCGCAGCTCTCTTCAAGATTGCCAATGATATCCGCTTGCTCGGCTCCGGTCCTCGCTCCGGCCTCGGTGAGCTGGCTTTGCCGGAAAACGAACCGGGTTCGTCGATCATGCCGGGGAAGGTCAATCCGACACAATGCGAAGCTATAACGCAGGTTTGCGCCC
It encodes the following:
- the fumC gene encoding class II fumarate hydratase, encoding MTATRTETDTFGPIEVASDRYWGAQAQRSLGNFKIGWEKQPLSIVRALGIVKQAAARANMELGQLDPALGKVIVEAAQEVIDGKLNEHFPLVVWQTGSGTQSNMNANEVISNRAIEMLGGVMGSKKPVHPNDHVNMSQSSNDTYPTAMHIACAEQIVHHLLPGLKHLHAALEKKVADFANIIKIGRTHTQDATPLTLGQEFSGYAAQVASAIKRIELTLPGLCELAQGGTAVGTGLNAPIGFAEKVADEIAEITGLPFVTAPNKFEALAAHDSMVFSHGAINAAAAALFKIANDIRLLGSGPRSGLGELALPENEPGSSIMPGKVNPTQCEAITQVCAHIFGNNAALTFADSQGHFELNVYNPMMAYNFLQSVQLLGDAAVSFTDNCVVGIEAREDNIKAGLERSLMLVTALAPKIGYDNAAKIAKTAHKNGTTLKEEALASGLVSAEDYDAIVRPETMIGPK
- a CDS encoding HAD family hydrolase — its product is MKSPLVVFDLDGTLLDTHADLVESLNHTIAALELAPVSYSDLTYLVGNGAQVMIERACKLQGYILKSEELPTLLQRFIAHYTETMPGLTQPYPGLLAALDALKAQGCKFAICTNKMESLARTLLERLGLTHYFEAITGGDTFTVRKPNAEHLIGTVERAGGDLRRTVMIGDSINDILVARNAGVPSIAVPFGYSDVSVDTLGPNRVIAHYDELTPALVRGLLAA
- the rpiA gene encoding ribose-5-phosphate isomerase RpiA, giving the protein MDARQMKIEAARAALTYVESGMRLGIGTGSTAEEFVRLLAERVAAGLTIEGVPTSERTARLCVELGVPLKSLDELPELDLTIDGADEVDGALRLIKGGGGALLREKIVAASSARMIVIADESKIVETLGAFPLPIEVNPFGLVSTRILIEKAASGLGLSGALNLRQSGDGNFMTDGGHFIIDASFGRIPDAEALSIELNSIPGVVEHGLFINMATLAVIAGPAGARTLQANNT
- a CDS encoding L,D-transpeptidase family protein, whose amino-acid sequence is MKLVTKAAASVLALSCCISAVGATSANAMTLMDFIRGGQARQESTRVSAPLTTSRGQPGLGADAPAQTKEPLPTVSAPKYYTYKPEPMRLVASNRFTDPVVTGAVADASTTPVAVDTSASQRRFLTDARVMATNDIAKALEAYYADQSKPLVWVADNVINDKAKAAMAVLADAGSVGLDPADYAVQAPSFDPASVDPTMRDRALMQFELALSGKVLMFVQDTVRGRLDPNKISGYHDFKRKDVDLTPVLGLLQASSDAAAYLNSRSPSNQEFMELKAELAKLRGESGNDAHISISLNGILKPGGSSPEMANIVKAIQQRGSDALKVKNAVTLAAYSGTPDYTPDLVSLVEDFQKEKGLTSNGVIGQSSVRAMVGENNDAKIQKLVIAMEQLRWLPDELGPRYVFINQPAFMVYYHNNNQEQLSMRVVVGGKQHQTFFFENQIQTVEFNPFWGVPQSIIINEMLPKLRADPNYLDRMGYQVEVGGRAVASSSVDWYGSTKNVSVRQPPSSDNALGELKILFPNSHAIYMHDTPEKSFFKKDMRALSHGCVRLAEPRAMAAAVLNTTEDEIAKQIATGQNHAVPVPQKFPIYIAYFTAWPNKDGVVQYFNDVYDRDAATQKALDATTKARAAQI